In the Paenibacillus sp. FSL H7-0357 genome, one interval contains:
- the hisH gene encoding imidazole glycerol phosphate synthase subunit HisH, whose protein sequence is MTVAIVDYGMGNLHSVSKAVERLGYESLVTGDAGEILAASSVILPGVGAFGDAVEQLRSSGLDLVVKEAAAGEQPVLGICLGMQLLFSSSVEHGEHEGLDILPGSVVRFAPRDGYKVPHMGWNKLSFRQPQSPLLEGLEEGHVYFVHSYHAVVGQENDLLAVTDYGHPVTAVVGRDNVFGMQFHPEKSGELGMKLLGNFLKLKGERA, encoded by the coding sequence ATGACCGTTGCTATCGTCGATTACGGCATGGGCAATCTGCACAGTGTCAGCAAGGCGGTGGAACGTCTCGGCTACGAGAGTCTTGTGACAGGCGATGCCGGGGAAATTCTTGCGGCAAGCAGTGTCATTCTGCCGGGCGTCGGTGCCTTTGGCGATGCGGTGGAACAGCTGCGGAGCAGCGGGCTCGATCTTGTGGTTAAGGAGGCCGCAGCCGGGGAACAGCCGGTGCTTGGCATTTGTCTGGGCATGCAGCTGCTGTTCAGCAGCAGCGTGGAACACGGCGAGCACGAAGGGCTGGACATCCTGCCGGGATCGGTGGTGCGGTTCGCGCCCCGTGACGGCTATAAGGTGCCGCATATGGGCTGGAACAAGCTGAGCTTCCGGCAGCCGCAGAGCCCGCTGCTTGAGGGACTGGAAGAGGGGCATGTGTATTTTGTCCATTCCTATCATGCAGTGGTTGGACAGGAGAACGATTTGCTTGCCGTAACCGATTACGGGCATCCGGTCACGGCGGTGGTCGGGCGGGACAATGTCTTCGGCATGCAGTTCCATCCGGAGAAGAGCGGAGAGCTTGGCATGAAGCTGCTGGGGAATTTTCTAAAGCTTAAGGGAGAGCGGGCGTAA